In Polynucleobacter ibericus, a genomic segment contains:
- a CDS encoding TAXI family TRAP transporter solute-binding subunit — MGSFKQDIQETFLGLSESISQQWDDFTQFLRETWPILILLLCILIGIWWYADPPPPRHVLLATGSPGGSYEALGKKYAEFFKEKGITLELVQTKGAQENIDRLADRNDPLQAAFVQAGVDYAKESKGIQSLGAVDYDPIWFFYRGSEIKDANLEAVDGGLKYFLGRKISIGVEGSGTHTQAIKILQAAGYEKGARFIGLPGHDAVKALQSGEIDGAFIVDAYEAPNVQALLNDPAMHLVTFKRSAAFAKLIPYLHILEVPQGSFNLARNTPPKDMKLLATTTNLLIDDRMHPAIQFLFLEAARNINGKESFFSKRGEFPSFKDSALIESPVAVHYEKNNYPLLAAYFPFWMAELISRLVFILLPFCVLGYPILQALPSFRAKRMQNKINRLYGALKSLEQELLNGFDDEQRDEYLRRLDLLEYQALKITISMRLSSDYYGLRTSIDYVRKCLNRGVHPYKVGDDLDPNLSTHSPSPDLLGNLKDA; from the coding sequence ATGGGAAGTTTTAAACAAGATATTCAAGAAACATTCTTAGGTCTTTCTGAGAGTATTTCTCAGCAATGGGATGACTTTACTCAATTCCTGCGAGAGACTTGGCCTATTCTGATTCTCTTGTTATGCATCTTGATTGGCATCTGGTGGTATGCGGACCCCCCTCCGCCAAGACATGTACTCTTGGCAACGGGATCGCCTGGCGGCTCATATGAGGCTCTTGGGAAAAAGTATGCAGAATTTTTCAAAGAGAAGGGCATTACCTTAGAGCTTGTCCAGACCAAGGGTGCGCAAGAAAATATTGATCGACTAGCTGATCGTAATGATCCTTTGCAGGCGGCTTTTGTTCAGGCCGGTGTAGATTATGCGAAAGAGTCCAAAGGAATCCAGTCTTTGGGGGCTGTTGACTATGACCCAATATGGTTTTTTTATCGTGGCTCAGAAATAAAGGATGCGAATCTTGAAGCTGTAGATGGCGGCCTAAAGTATTTTTTGGGTAGAAAGATTTCTATTGGCGTTGAAGGTAGTGGCACGCATACTCAGGCGATAAAAATACTCCAGGCTGCGGGCTATGAAAAAGGGGCTCGATTTATTGGTCTTCCTGGACACGATGCTGTCAAGGCGCTGCAAAGCGGGGAGATCGATGGAGCATTTATCGTAGACGCGTATGAGGCTCCTAATGTACAAGCTTTGCTAAATGATCCAGCCATGCATTTGGTCACCTTTAAACGTTCAGCTGCCTTTGCTAAATTGATCCCTTACCTACACATTTTGGAGGTGCCTCAGGGTTCGTTTAATTTAGCGAGGAACACTCCCCCAAAGGATATGAAATTACTTGCTACGACAACCAATCTATTGATTGATGATCGTATGCATCCAGCTATTCAATTTTTATTTCTTGAGGCCGCAAGAAATATCAACGGCAAGGAATCCTTCTTTTCTAAGCGAGGAGAGTTTCCGTCTTTCAAGGATTCAGCACTAATTGAAAGTCCGGTTGCGGTTCACTACGAAAAAAATAACTATCCTTTATTGGCTGCCTATTTCCCTTTTTGGATGGCAGAACTGATTAGCCGCCTCGTTTTCATCTTGCTCCCATTTTGCGTATTGGGCTATCCAATTTTGCAGGCTTTGCCGAGCTTTCGCGCCAAGCGCATGCAAAATAAGATTAATCGCTTGTACGGCGCATTAAAATCTTTAGAGCAAGAGCTGCTGAATGGCTTTGATGATGAGCAGCGCGATGAGTATCTAAGAAGGCTAGATTTGCTGGAATACCAAGCCTTAAAAATCACTATCTCGATGCGCCTGTCGAGCGATTACTATGGC